Part of the Chloroflexota bacterium genome, CCGGAGTATAATATTCCACGTTGAGTCCGGATGGGAGCGAGCATGGGAAAGCGAATCGGCGTCGGGGTAGCGGCCTTGCTCATCGCGCTGGCGTTCGTGTTCCCCCATGCCACGCTGGCGGCGGCAAGGGCTGTCGGCTACTCGGTCTGCCACCAGTGGCCCGAGCACTCGTTTGCCGTCGGCGGCGCGGCGTTCCCGCTGTGCGCGCGATGCACGGGGACCTACTTCGGGGCGCTGGCGGTGCTGGCCTTCGCGTGGGCGACGGGCCGCGCCAAGGCGGGGGCCTGGCCGCCCAGGGTGGTGGCGATTCTCCTGGCGGCGGGCCTGGCGCTCATGGTGCTGGACGGTGGCAACTCGCTGGCGGATCAACTGACGGGCGGACGGATGCGGTTGTACCCGCCCGCCAACGCGCTACGCTACGCGACGGGTGTCTTCAGCGGCATGGCGATGGTGGGGTTCGGATACCCGCTGCTGAACGCCGTCCTGTGGCGGGACTGGGCCGATTCGCCCATCCTGCGCCGCGGCCGTGAGGTCATCGGGCTGGCGGTCGCGGTGTGGGCCGGTTTGCCCATCGTGAGCGGCGTTGGGTGGCTATTGCCGCTGGTGTCGCTGTTGAGCCTGGCCGGCATGGCGCTCATGTTCACCGGCATCAACATGGCGCTGTGGGTTGTGCTGGCTCGCAGGGAGGAGCGGGCATCGGTGTTTCGGGACGTGCTGCCGGCGCTCGCGGCGGGATCCCTTCTCGCCTCGGGCGAGTTACTCCTCATCCGCGTCGCGCGGGCGACGCTGGAGCGTGCTGCGGTGGGATCGCCCTGATATGTGGGGGAGAATATCGTAGGGAGGTTGAGGTATGGACTGGGCGACGGGTCTTCTGACAGGGTTTGGCCTGGCGGGCGCGGCGGGGCTGAATGCCTACCTGCCGCTGCTCATCGTGGCGCTGGCGGGGCGTTTCACCGATTGGATTCATCTCAGCCCCCCGTTTGACGCCCTGACCAGTTGGTGGGCCATCGGCGTCCTGTTGGTGCTGCTCACGGTGGAGATTTTCGTGGACAAGATTCCCGCAGTGGATACCGCCAACGACATCATCCAGACCGTGGTGCGGCCTGCGGCGGGCGCGATCCTGTTCGCCGCCAGCACGCGCGTCATCACCGACATTCACCCGGTGGTGGCTGTCGTGTGTGGCCTCATCGTGGCGGGCGGGGTGCACGCCGTGAAGGCGACCTCGCGGCCTGTGATCACCACCATGGGCGGGGGCGTGCTGAACCCGGTGGTCAGTGTTACCGAGGACGTGGTTTCGGCGGGCACTTCCATCATGGCGATCCTTGTGCCGGTCATCACGTTTGTCCTGTTTCTGTTGCTGATTCTCGGCTTCTACTGGTGGGTGCGTCGCCGAAAACAGCGCCGAGTCAACGGAATGGGGTCGCCTGGGAACGCATGATCGCGGAAGCCTTTCGCGCCAAACTGGACGCCCTGCCTACTGCGCCGGGCGTCTATATCATGCGGAACGCGGAGCGGCGGGTCATCTACGTGGGCAAGGCCGTGAACCTCCGCAGCCGCGTGCGCTCGTATTTCCAGGAGTCGGCCCAGGCGTCGTCCAAGATTCGGCGCCTGGTGTCCGAGGTGGCGGACCTGGAGTTCATCGTTACGGCGACGGAACTGGAAGCCCTGGTCCTGGAATGCAATCTCATCAAGGAGCACCGCCCGCGCTTCAACGTGCGGCTGAAGGACGACAAGCGCTACCCGTACATCAAGATTCACTGGCAGGACCCCTTCCCCCGCGTGGAGGTAACCCGCGAGATGCGCCAGGACGGTGCGCGGTACTACGGCCCCTTCGCCGACGTGGGCGCCGTCCGCCAGACGCTGGACCTGCTGCGGCGTATCTTCCCGTATCTGACGTGCACCCGCGAGATCACGGGCAAGGACAGCCGCGCCTGCCTGTACTATCACATCAAGCGGTGCTCCGGCCCGTGTATCGGCGCCATCTCGCAGGAGGACTATCGGGCCACGATCCACCAGATTTGCCTTTTCCTTGAGGGCAAGACGGAGCGGGTTCAGGAGCAATTGCGCGCGCAGATGAAGGCCGCTGCCGAGCGTCTGGACTACGAGCGGGCCGCGTTCATCCGCGACCAGATCGCGGCGGTGCAGCGGGTGGTGGAGCGCCAGCGCGTGGTTACCCGCGCCCGCGCCGACGAGGACATCATCGCCTTCGCGCGCGCGGACGGCGACACGTGCGTGCAGGTTTTCTTCATCCGCGACGGCAAACTCATCGGGCGCGAGAGTTTTCTGCTGGACGGCGTGGAGGATGACCATCCCTCGCACATCCTCGGCTCGTTCGTCAAGCAGTTCTACGACGAGGCGGCCTACGTCCCGCCGCAGATTGTGCTCCCCGATGAGTTGGACGAGCGGCTGGTGGTGGAATCCTGGCTCCGACAGAAGCGAGGGCACAGGGTGGCGGTTCGGGTTCCGCGTCGGGGCGAGCAGAAGGCGCTGGTGGAGATGGCGTCGCGAAACGCCGCCGAGACGCTGGCCCACCTGCGCGCCCAGTGGCAGGCCGACGAGGCGAAATGGGCGGCGGCGCTGGCGGAGTTGCAGCAGGCGCTGGGGCTGCCCGAGCCGCCCACGCGCATGGAGTGCTACGATATCTCCAACATCCAGGGCGCGTCGGCCACGGGCAGCATGGTGGTCTTCGTGAAGGGCATCCCCAGGAAGAGCGACTACCGTCGCTTCCGCATCAAGACGGTGGAGGGCGCGGACGATTTCGCCATGATGACCGAGGTTCTGCGCCGTCGGCTGCTGCGGCTGAAGTCGGCAGAAAGCAAGGAGCCGCGCCTGCCCGGGGCGAGACCCGATTCCTTCGCCCTGAAGCCGGACCTGATCGTGGTGGACGGCGGCAAGGGGCAACTGAACGCGGCGCGGCGCGTGATGGAGGAACTCGGCGTCGGCGACATCGCGCTGGCCGCCCTGGCGAAGGAGCGCGAGGAGGTCTTCGTGCCCGACCGCCCCGACCCGCTTCCCCTGCCGGCGGATTCGCAGGCGTCGTTCCTGTTGCAGCGCCTGCGCGACGAGGCGCATCGCTTCGCCGTGGCCTATCATCGCACCATCCGCCAGCGCACGGGGTTGGCGTCGTCGCTGGACCAGATTCCCGGCATCGGCCCGCGGCGCAGGAAGGCCCTGCTGACGCGCTTCGGCTCGCTGGACGGCATCCGCCGCGCCAGCGTGGAGGAACTGGCCGCCGTGCCGGGGATGACGCGCGAACTCGCGGAGCGCGTCAAGGACCTGTTGTAGCGCGCGGGTTGTGGTATAATAGGCCACGGCGCATGAGGAGGGCGCGGCGATGGAGGAGGTCTCTCGCCAGCAGGTTGGAGCGAGCCAAGCCGACGTGACGGATGCCCAGGCGGTGGACTGGTTCGCCCGCCACGAGATCAAATTGGAACCCGGCGAGCGGTTCATAAGCGTTTGGCGGGACTCGCGCCTGGTGTTGTTCCTGCAGTTGCTGCTGCCACTGCTGGTCGCTGTGGGTTTGGTGGTCGGCTTTGCCTTCGCCTTTCGCAGGAGCACGCCGCTGGAGAAGGTGCTGTTTGCCGTTCTGTTGCCCGCCTCCTTGGCCGTGCTCGCGTGGATTTCTGTGATCCTGCTCCGGTGGTTCTTCCGAATCTACGTCCTCACCAATCGCCGGTTGATACGCCGAGAAGGCATCATCTGGCGCGCCCGAAATGAGGTGCAACTGCCCAAGGTGCAGAACGCCTCGTACCGGTCGGCCTTGCTCCAGAAGTGGGTGGGCCTGGGCACGGTGAAGGTGGAAACCGCGAGCGTGGGGCAGGCGTTCGCGATGGATAACGTGAGGGACGCTCCGGGCATCTCGCAGCGGATTCTGAGGGCGGCGGACGAGTCCAAGCGCGAACGCGCGCTCATGGATGAGGAGCAGGTGCGGCGCATGTTGGCCCAGCGTCTTGTGGAGCCTGGAGCCGGGAGGACGCCGTGATGGCCGCGCCGTCCGCTCCGCCTTTGCCCAAGCCCCGGGTCTGGCACCGGCACCCGATTGTGCTCATTCGGACTGCCGCTCTGCCATTCGTTGGGATCGTGGTGCTCCTGGCAGCATGGGCTGTCGGCGGCTCAACCAGCGGGCGCTGGGTTCAGATAGCGCTCGGCGCGGGCAGTGTCGTTTTGGGTCTCAGGGCGTGGTCGGTTACCCTTGGTGCGCCGCAGTTGGGCGAGTCTCCACTCGCGCAACGCCAGGGTGTGATCCAGCGAGCGACGGGCGTCGTGCGCATCCTCATGGCTTCGCTAGCCCTAGCGC contains:
- a CDS encoding PH domain-containing protein produces the protein MEEVSRQQVGASQADVTDAQAVDWFARHEIKLEPGERFISVWRDSRLVLFLQLLLPLLVAVGLVVGFAFAFRRSTPLEKVLFAVLLPASLAVLAWISVILLRWFFRIYVLTNRRLIRREGIIWRARNEVQLPKVQNASYRSALLQKWVGLGTVKVETASVGQAFAMDNVRDAPGISQRILRAADESKRERALMDEEQVRRMLAQRLVEPGAGRTP
- the uvrC gene encoding excinuclease ABC subunit UvrC; this encodes MIAEAFRAKLDALPTAPGVYIMRNAERRVIYVGKAVNLRSRVRSYFQESAQASSKIRRLVSEVADLEFIVTATELEALVLECNLIKEHRPRFNVRLKDDKRYPYIKIHWQDPFPRVEVTREMRQDGARYYGPFADVGAVRQTLDLLRRIFPYLTCTREITGKDSRACLYYHIKRCSGPCIGAISQEDYRATIHQICLFLEGKTERVQEQLRAQMKAAAERLDYERAAFIRDQIAAVQRVVERQRVVTRARADEDIIAFARADGDTCVQVFFIRDGKLIGRESFLLDGVEDDHPSHILGSFVKQFYDEAAYVPPQIVLPDELDERLVVESWLRQKRGHRVAVRVPRRGEQKALVEMASRNAAETLAHLRAQWQADEAKWAAALAELQQALGLPEPPTRMECYDISNIQGASATGSMVVFVKGIPRKSDYRRFRIKTVEGADDFAMMTEVLRRRLLRLKSAESKEPRLPGARPDSFALKPDLIVVDGGKGQLNAARRVMEELGVGDIALAALAKEREEVFVPDRPDPLPLPADSQASFLLQRLRDEAHRFAVAYHRTIRQRTGLASSLDQIPGIGPRRRKALLTRFGSLDGIRRASVEELAAVPGMTRELAERVKDLL
- a CDS encoding DUF4126 domain-containing protein — its product is MDWATGLLTGFGLAGAAGLNAYLPLLIVALAGRFTDWIHLSPPFDALTSWWAIGVLLVLLTVEIFVDKIPAVDTANDIIQTVVRPAAGAILFAASTRVITDIHPVVAVVCGLIVAGGVHAVKATSRPVITTMGGGVLNPVVSVTEDVVSAGTSIMAILVPVITFVLFLLLILGFYWWVRRRKQRRVNGMGSPGNA
- a CDS encoding DUF2085 domain-containing protein, whose translation is MGKRIGVGVAALLIALAFVFPHATLAAARAVGYSVCHQWPEHSFAVGGAAFPLCARCTGTYFGALAVLAFAWATGRAKAGAWPPRVVAILLAAGLALMVLDGGNSLADQLTGGRMRLYPPANALRYATGVFSGMAMVGFGYPLLNAVLWRDWADSPILRRGREVIGLAVAVWAGLPIVSGVGWLLPLVSLLSLAGMALMFTGINMALWVVLARREERASVFRDVLPALAAGSLLASGELLLIRVARATLERAAVGSP